In Gossypium arboreum isolate Shixiya-1 chromosome 6, ASM2569848v2, whole genome shotgun sequence, the following are encoded in one genomic region:
- the LOC108485604 gene encoding 9-cis-epoxycarotenoid dioxygenase NCED2, chloroplastic-like → MATSMGNWAKTPISQPISLNSSLGFGFSHTSISWKKRNPYRRSSNTIRSALHSPSVLHFPKQPYQTPLLPSQLHDTSVNSKPKQQPQWNLLQRAASMAIDMAENALLSRDLHHPLPKTADPRVQISGNFAPVPEQPAKQSLPVAGAIPSYINGVYLRNGANPLFEPVSGHHLFDGDGMIHAVSIDNGNASYACRFTETQRLRQEKELGRPIFPKAIGELHGHSGIARLLLFYARGLFGLVDHTKGTGVANAGLVYFNNRLLAMSEDDIPYHVRVTSSGDLETVGRYNFDDQLKSTMIAHPKIDPLSKELFALSYDVVQKPYLKYFKFSPDGTKSPDVEIPLPVPTMMHDFAITENFVVIPDQQVVFKLQEMITGGSPVIYDQNKKSRFGILSKNASDSNDIIWVESPDTFCFHLWNAWEEPESNEVVVIGSCMTPPDSIFNESDENLKSVLSEIRLNLKTGESTRRPIISESEQVNLEAGMVNKNRLGRKTRYAYLAIAEPWPKVSGFAKVDLFTGEVKKHIYGDKRYGGEPFFLPRDDNPESVEDDGYILSFVHDEKTWKSELQIVNAMNLQLEASIKLPSRVPYGFHGTFIDANALVNQA, encoded by the coding sequence ATGGCTACTTCCATGGGTAATTGGGCCAAAACCCCGATTTCCCAACCTATTTCCTTAAATTCATCACTAGGTTTCGGCTTCTCTCACACATCCATCTCCTGGAAGAAAAGGAATCCCTACAGGAGAAGCAGCAACACTATTCGCTCAGCTTTACACTCTCCTTCGGTTCTTCATTTTCCCAAACAACCATACCAAACCCCCTTACTTCCCTCACAGTTACATGACACCTCTGTAAATTCAAAACCCAAACAACAGCCACAGTGGAATCTCCTCCAAAGAGCTGCATCCATGGCCATTGATATGGCTGAAAACGCCTTGCTCTCACGCGACCTTCACCACCCACTTCCTAAAACCGCTGACCCACGTGTGCAAATCTCAGGAAACTTTGCTCCTGTCCCCGAGCAGCCTGCCAAGCAATCTCTACCCGTCGCCGGCGCCATCCCTTCTTACATCAACGGCGTTTACCTCCGCAACGGTGCCAACCCTTTATTCGAGCCCGTCTCTGGCCATCACTTGTTCGACGGTGACGGCATGATACATGCTGTTTCCATCGATAATGGAAACGCTAGCTACGCTTGTCGGTTTACCGAAACGCAAAGACTTCGACAGGAAAAAGAACTAGGCCGCCCTATTTTCCCTAAAGCAATCGGTGAACTACATGGTCACTCAGGGATTGCTAGACTTTTACTGTTTTATGCGAGAGGCCTTTTCGGCCTCGTCGATCACACGAAAGGCACTGGTGTAGCTAATGCTGGTTTAGTCTATTTCAATAACCGGCTTCTTGCTATGTCCGAAGATGATATTCCTTACCACGTGCGTGTCACTTCCTCGGGTGACTTGGAAACAGTTGGGAGATACAACTTTGATGATCAACTTAAATCAACAATGATTGCGCATCCCAAAATCGACCCTCTTTCCAAGGAACTCTTTGCTTTGAGTTACGACGTTGTCCAAAAGCCCTACTTGAAGTATTTCAAGTTTTCACCTGACGGTACTAAATCCCCCGACGTTGAGATTCCTCTTCCGGTGCCGACTATGATGCATGATTTTGCCATCACTGAGAACTTTGTAGTGATACCTGATCAGCAAGTGGTGTTCAAGCTACAAGAAATGATAACCGGAGGTTCTCCTGTGATTTACGACCAGAACAAAAAGTCTCGGTTCGGGATTCTTTCAAAGAATGCAAGTGATTCAAATGATATCATATGGGTGGAATCTCCTGATACTTTCTGTTTTCATCTATGGAACGCTTGGGAGGAGCCTGAATCGAATGAAGTTGTGGTGATCGGATCCTGCATGACGCCTCCCGACTCCATTTTCAACGAATCCGACGAGAATTTAAAGAGCGTACTCTCTGAAATCAGGCTTAACTTAAAGACAGGCGAGTCCACGCGCCGCCCAATAATCTCAGAATCCGAGCAAGTGAACTTGGAAGCTGGGATGGTGAACAAGAACCGGCTTGGAAGGAAGACAAGGTACGCTTATCTCGCCATTGCCGAACCATGGCCGAAAGTGTCGGGATTTGCCAAGGTAGATCTTTTCACCGGGGAGGTAAAAAAGCATATCTACGGTGACAAAAGATATGGTGGGGAACCCTTTTTCCTGCCTCGAGACGACAACCCTGAATCAGTTGAAGATGATGGATACATTCTTTCTTTTGTTCACGATGAGAAGACATGGAAATCAGAACTCCAGATTGTGAACGCCATGAATTTACAGTTGGAAGCTTCAATTAAATTACCTTCAAGAGTTCCATACGGCTTTCATGGAACTTTCATTGACGCTAATGCCCTGGTCAATCAAGCTTGA